Proteins from a single region of Festucalex cinctus isolate MCC-2025b chromosome 19, RoL_Fcin_1.0, whole genome shotgun sequence:
- the rfx5 gene encoding DNA-binding protein RFX5 has translation MLEEEQQHRRHPGGGKEGEAEAPDGDTEPSMLLQKLKTNISKSVQLKVEQILQDVQRFSDNDKLYLYLQLPSGLGAGDKSGGGGGGGDSLLTAAEQVHTCNWIRSHLEEHSDTCLPKQDVYETYRRYCDNLQHRPLSAANFGKIIRDIFPNIKARRLGGRGQSKYCYSGIRRKSVLNMPLLPNLDLKSDPAELTELVQTYKQEVTEAACELICDWAQKILKRSFDTVVEIARHLIQEHIVNPRCSQAELVAAAALAGGPARPHKVIKKTPLADLKRDCGDSASSSPSKPPAADKAAPSAKPLPPEAPPSPAVSSLRPAVEAYMKQLPRILPRSPDKPPLRSSPPSLAPKDASGAGSAGGPASGGVKVIAMATLSQQQGGPLPLVIVPQSCLSYEREKAPPLPPPPASGAAKRPPEAAPAPPVKRKRGRPRKPRPEDALAPPTSAPPQPPPPHGPVITSMTGGVIQKAAAAAASSSSVLELVIREPPGLLLSALPAATPAAATPEPDRRARPLLLFQNAGNAGWELAPPSARPPMVEVIQKAPRPNSNNNNNNKTPPTKVEITLTPVDGNLPSSSSSAVTREDQAAGSP, from the exons ATGTtggaggaggagcagcagcaCCGGCGCCACCCTGGCGGCGGCAAGGAGGGCGAGGCGGAAGCGCCCGACGGCGACACGGAGCCCAGCATGCTGCTGCAGAAGCTCAAGACCAACATCTC GAAGAGCGTTCAGCTGAAAGTGGAGCAGATCCTG CAAGACGTTCAGCGCTTCTCGGACAACGACAAGCTCTACTTGTACCTGCAGCTGCCGTCGGGCCTCGGCGCCGGCGACAAGAG cggcggcggtggcggcggcggcgacagtTTGCTGACGGCGGCGGAACAAGTTCACACGTGCAATTGGATCCGCAGCCACCTGGAGGAGCACTCGGACACGTGTCTGCCCAAGCAGGACGTCTACGAAACGTACAG GCGCTACTGCGACAACCTGCAGCATCGGCCGCTGAGCGCCGCCAACTTTGGCAAAATCATCCGAGACATTTTCCCCAACATTAAAGCCCGACGGCTCGGCGGACGAGGACAGTCCAA GTACTGTTACAGCGGCATCAGGAGGAAGAGCGTCCTCAACATGCCGCTGCTGCCCAACCTCGACCTCAAGAGTGACCCg GCGGAGTTGACGGAGCTGGTGCAGACGTACAAGCAGGAAGTGACGGAGGCGGCGTGCGAGCTGATCTGCGACTGGGCGCAGAAGATCCTCAAGCGCTCCTTCGACACGGTGGTGGAGATCGCGCGACACCTCATCCAGGAGCACATCGTCAACCCGCGCTGCAGCCAGGCCGAGCTGGTGGCGGCGGCCGCGCTGGCCGGCGGGCCCGCCAGGCCGCACAAGGTCATCAAGAAGACGCCGCTGGCCGACCTCAAG AGGGACTGCGGAGACTCCGCCTCCTCGTCGCCGTCCAAGCCGCCGGCCGCCGACAAGGCGGCGCCCTCGGCCAAACCGCTGCCGCCTGAGGCTCCGCCCTCTCCCGCCGTCTCTTCTCTGCGGCCCGCG GTGGAGGCGTACATGAAGCAGCTTCCCCGAATCCTCCCCCGCAGCCCGGACAAGCCGCCGCTGCGCTCGTCGCCGCCCTCCCTGGCGCCCAAAGACGCTTCGGGCGCCGGGTCGGCGGGCGGCCCGGCGAGCGGCGGCGTCAAGGTGATCGCCATGGCGACGCTGTCCCAGCAGCAGGGCGGCCCGCTGCCCCTCGTGATCGTCCCGCAGAGCTGTTTGTCGTACGAGCGCGAGAAAGCGCCGCCCTTGCCCCCGCCGCCCGCGTCCGGCGCCGCCAAGCGCCCCCCGGAGGCCGCGCCGGCCCCTCCCGTCAAACGCAAACGCGGGAGACCGAGGAAACCGCGGCCGGAGGACGCGCTGGCTCCGCCCACCTCTGCGCCGCCTCAACCGCCGCCCCCTCACGGGCCCGTCATCACCTCCATGACGGGCGGCGTCATCcagaaggcggcggcggcggcggcgtcgtcgtcgtcggtgCTGGAGTTGGTGATCCGAGAGCCGCCGGGTTTGCTTCTCAGCGCGCTGCCCGCCGCCACGCCCGCCGCCGCCACTCCCGAGCCGGACCGCCGCGCCCGCCCGTTGCTGCTCTTCCAGAACGCAGGCAACGCCGGCTGGGAGCTGGCGCCGCCGTCGGCTCGCCCGCCCATGGTGGAGGTCATCCAGAAGGCGCCCCGccccaacagcaacaacaacaacaacaacaagactcCGCCCACCAAAGTGGAAATCACCCTCACGCCCGTCGACGGCAACCTGCCGTCGTCCTCTTCCTCGGCGGTCACGCGGGAAGACCAGGCGGCGGGCAGCCCCtaa